The following coding sequences lie in one Xanthomonas hortorum pv. pelargonii genomic window:
- a CDS encoding protocatechuate 3,4-dioxygenase (extradiol catechol dioxygenase that catalyzes the oxidative cleavage of substituted catechols; part of the bacterial aromatic compound degradation pathway), with protein sequence MNPQVQGMEQIGGTYVFDLRTSNRALRINRFFWHMIRAPWRDRFLQDAEMLMQEAELTDQEKALIRARDWLGLVQYGANFFAIEKFARVVRMTNLQVYAIMRGESFEDFMQTRRVPDAR encoded by the coding sequence ATGAATCCGCAAGTACAGGGCATGGAGCAGATCGGCGGCACCTACGTGTTCGATCTGCGCACCAGCAACCGCGCGCTGCGCATCAATCGTTTCTTCTGGCACATGATCCGCGCCCCTTGGCGCGATCGTTTTTTGCAGGATGCCGAAATGCTGATGCAGGAAGCCGAGCTCACCGATCAGGAAAAAGCGCTTATCCGTGCGCGCGACTGGCTCGGCCTGGTGCAGTATGGCGCCAATTTTTTTGCGATCGAGAAATTTGCACGCGTGGTGCGCATGACCAATCTGCAGGTTTACGCCATCATGCGCGGCGAATCTTTCGAAGACTTCATGCAGACGCGGCGTGTGCCCGATGCACGCTGA
- a CDS encoding gallate dioxygenase has protein sequence MASIIGGIGTSHVPTIGVAYDKGKQQDPLWKPLFDGYTPVAAWLAEQQADVLVFFYNDHCTTFFFDLYPTFALGIGERFPVADEGAGLRNLPPIRGDVQLQAHIAECLVNDEFDLTVFQDKPIDHGCAAPLPLLWPHVPDWPGTVVPIAINVLQYPLPTARRCYRLGQAVRRAIESYPQDLKVVVVGTGGLSHQIHGERTGFNNTEWDMEFLDRFQHAPETLTELTHTDYVRLGGAESVEQIMWLAMRGALDGPIRKLHQNYYLMTTTAMTVVLYEPGEEAAGALRSAELLAHTANAA, from the coding sequence ATGGCAAGCATCATCGGCGGCATCGGGACCTCGCACGTTCCCACCATCGGGGTGGCCTACGACAAGGGCAAGCAGCAGGATCCGCTCTGGAAGCCGCTGTTCGACGGTTACACACCTGTGGCCGCCTGGTTGGCCGAACAACAGGCCGACGTGCTGGTGTTCTTCTACAACGACCATTGCACGACCTTCTTCTTCGACCTGTACCCGACCTTCGCACTGGGCATCGGCGAGCGCTTTCCGGTCGCCGACGAAGGTGCGGGACTGCGCAATCTGCCGCCGATCCGCGGCGATGTGCAGCTGCAGGCGCATATCGCCGAATGCCTGGTCAACGACGAATTCGACCTGACCGTGTTCCAGGACAAGCCCATCGACCACGGCTGCGCGGCGCCATTGCCGCTGCTGTGGCCGCACGTGCCGGACTGGCCGGGCACGGTGGTGCCGATCGCCATCAACGTGCTGCAGTACCCGCTGCCGACCGCGCGCCGCTGCTACCGCCTGGGCCAGGCGGTGCGCCGCGCGATCGAATCCTATCCGCAAGATCTCAAGGTGGTGGTGGTGGGCACCGGCGGGCTCTCGCATCAGATCCATGGCGAGCGTACCGGCTTCAACAACACCGAGTGGGACATGGAATTTCTGGATCGTTTCCAGCATGCGCCGGAAACGCTGACCGAGTTGACCCATACCGATTACGTGCGCCTGGGCGGTGCCGAGAGCGTGGAGCAGATCATGTGGCTGGCGATGCGTGGTGCTCTGGACGGGCCGATCCGCAAGCTGCATCAGAACTACTACCTGATGACCACCACTGCGATGACCGTGGTGCTGTACGAGCCTGGCGAAGAAGCCGCCGGCGCGCTGCGCTCTGCAGAATTGCTCGCGCACACCGCGAATGCGGCATGA
- a CDS encoding GntR family transcriptional regulator — translation MEPMANNHRLQAVQQLRELILCGTFAPGERITEAALAERLAISRTPIRQALPALCQEGLLVQTGNRGYAVRRFSQQESLDALAVRALMEGMAARAVAEQGASADLLAALHACLDEGDRILAKRTLDASDELAYGDMNARFHRMIVMAADKPILIETVDRCTLVPFVSPTNVVFGQRSPTLAYDDLYYGHRQHGAIVSAIEQRDGARAELLFREHANTQRHSMGI, via the coding sequence ATGGAGCCAATGGCGAACAACCACCGATTGCAAGCGGTCCAGCAACTACGCGAATTGATCCTGTGCGGCACCTTTGCCCCGGGCGAACGCATCACCGAAGCGGCCTTGGCCGAGCGTCTGGCCATTTCCCGCACCCCCATCCGGCAGGCATTGCCGGCGCTGTGCCAGGAGGGCCTGCTGGTACAGACGGGCAACCGCGGTTATGCGGTGCGGCGTTTCAGCCAGCAGGAGAGCCTGGACGCGCTGGCGGTCCGGGCGTTGATGGAAGGTATGGCCGCACGCGCCGTGGCCGAACAAGGCGCCTCGGCCGACCTGCTCGCCGCCCTGCATGCCTGCCTGGACGAGGGTGACCGCATCCTGGCCAAGCGCACCCTGGATGCCAGCGACGAGCTGGCCTACGGCGACATGAACGCGCGGTTCCACCGCATGATCGTGATGGCGGCCGACAAACCGATCCTGATTGAGACGGTGGACCGCTGCACGCTGGTACCGTTTGTCAGCCCCACCAACGTGGTGTTCGGGCAACGCTCGCCGACGCTGGCCTACGACGATCTGTATTACGGGCATCGGCAACATGGGGCGATCGTGTCGGCCATCGAGCAACGCGACGGCGCGCGCGCCGAACTGTTGTTCCGCGAGCATGCCAACACACAGCGGCACAGCATGGGGATTTAA
- a CDS encoding SphA family protein yields MERARLSVGRRPSSSRSRRQHAGRLALLLGTLAPAVVLAQAAPDTVAMPQGINLGGTSFMDGFGSTTPGWTVLEYLRYYDLNTIKNARGDNSPAFRDPQVGVSALLTQLIYVTPYSLGRGSLSFNTIIPLVNYDTSFAADSPVRLSSNGFGMGDISFGPALQMPPVMRDGRVFFFQRFALDLFAPVGKFDRDIAINQGTGFWSIAPHWAFTVQPTDNWEISARINYLYNFRTDRAGGVPPIPGFRFRNGQAGDAVWVNFASSVKVSEQLRVGVNGYFLQQLKDNRTNGARVADSKRMQLYLGPGLSWRVDAKNLFNLNLYIPLDVENSVAGNSVNLMYVHSL; encoded by the coding sequence GTGGAACGCGCACGCTTGTCTGTTGGTCGTCGTCCTTCATCGTCCCGGTCGCGCCGCCAGCATGCGGGCAGGCTGGCCCTCTTGCTTGGCACGCTGGCACCGGCGGTCGTCCTCGCGCAGGCAGCGCCCGACACAGTGGCCATGCCGCAGGGCATCAACCTGGGCGGCACCAGTTTCATGGATGGCTTCGGCTCCACCACGCCGGGCTGGACGGTGCTGGAATACCTGCGTTACTACGACTTGAACACGATCAAGAATGCGCGCGGGGATAACTCGCCTGCGTTTCGCGACCCGCAGGTCGGGGTCAGCGCTTTACTGACCCAGTTGATCTACGTGACCCCGTATTCGCTGGGGCGCGGTTCGCTGAGTTTCAACACCATCATCCCGCTGGTGAACTACGACACCTCGTTCGCAGCCGACAGCCCGGTGCGATTGAGCAGCAATGGGTTTGGCATGGGCGATATTTCGTTCGGTCCGGCGCTGCAGATGCCGCCTGTCATGCGGGACGGGCGTGTGTTCTTCTTTCAGCGCTTTGCGCTGGATCTGTTCGCACCGGTCGGCAAGTTCGATCGCGACATTGCCATCAACCAGGGCACCGGCTTTTGGTCGATCGCACCGCACTGGGCATTCACGGTGCAGCCCACCGACAACTGGGAAATCAGTGCGCGCATCAACTATCTCTACAATTTCCGCACCGACCGTGCCGGTGGCGTGCCGCCGATCCCGGGCTTCCGGTTTCGCAATGGCCAGGCCGGCGACGCGGTCTGGGTCAACTTTGCCAGCTCGGTGAAAGTGAGCGAGCAACTGCGCGTGGGTGTGAACGGCTATTTCCTGCAGCAGCTCAAAGACAACCGGACCAATGGCGCGCGCGTGGCGGACAGCAAGCGCATGCAGCTGTATCTGGGGCCCGGGCTGTCATGGCGCGTGGATGCAAAGAACCTGTTCAACCTCAATCTTTACATCCCGCTGGACGTGGAGAATTCGGTCGCCGGTAACAGCGTGAACCTGATGTACGTGCATTCGTTGTAG
- a CDS encoding nuclear transport factor 2 family protein, with protein sequence MSPDASIIVACEQLIRRFALYNDRHEHDALAALFTADGVFARPSAPDAPVHGREAIREAFRARAPRSTCHLMLNTLVSVHSDALAHAHSYVVLYSAPQATAPPPWTAQAPALIGTFDDVLVRQDDHWLFKQRLGALLVRVEAH encoded by the coding sequence GTGTCCCCAGACGCTTCGATCATCGTTGCTTGCGAACAGCTGATCCGCCGGTTCGCCTTGTACAACGATCGCCATGAACATGACGCACTGGCTGCGTTGTTCACCGCAGATGGCGTCTTTGCAAGGCCTAGCGCACCAGACGCGCCCGTGCATGGGCGCGAGGCGATCCGCGAGGCATTCCGTGCACGGGCGCCGCGCAGTACCTGCCATCTCATGCTCAATACCCTGGTCAGCGTGCACTCAGACGCATTGGCCCATGCACACAGCTACGTGGTGCTGTACAGCGCACCACAGGCCACCGCGCCGCCGCCGTGGACCGCACAGGCGCCGGCATTGATTGGCACGTTCGACGATGTGCTGGTGCGCCAGGACGACCACTGGCTGTTCAAACAACGCCTCGGCGCATTGCTGGTGCGCGTGGAAGCGCACTAG
- a CDS encoding alpha/beta fold hydrolase — protein sequence MTSAVSIRLTPPLLLLSGLLCDASIWDEQRAALADIAEVRVLDFPGIDSVQQMAAQALAAAPDQFALAGHSMGGRVALEIVRQAPERVQRLALLDTGVHPAHAQEHARRGALVELARRDGMQALARQWLPPMLHPDHHDDAELMQALVAMVMRQTPQSYAAQVTALLHRPDAAPVLAQVHCPTLLGVGRQDSWSPLERHQDMARQIPHAQLVVFEHSGHMTPVEAPAAVSAALRDWLVA from the coding sequence ATGACCTCCGCCGTTTCCATACGACTCACCCCGCCGCTGCTCCTGCTGAGCGGGCTGCTGTGTGACGCCAGCATCTGGGACGAGCAACGTGCGGCGCTGGCGGACATCGCCGAGGTGCGCGTGCTCGATTTCCCGGGTATCGACAGCGTGCAGCAGATGGCTGCGCAGGCATTGGCCGCGGCGCCTGACCAGTTTGCGCTGGCCGGTCATTCGATGGGCGGCCGGGTGGCGCTGGAGATCGTGCGGCAGGCGCCGGAGCGCGTGCAGCGCCTGGCGCTGCTGGACACCGGCGTGCATCCGGCGCACGCGCAGGAGCATGCGCGGCGTGGTGCGCTCGTGGAGCTGGCGCGCCGCGACGGCATGCAGGCGCTGGCCCGCCAGTGGTTGCCGCCGATGCTGCACCCCGACCACCACGACGACGCCGAACTGATGCAGGCACTGGTCGCCATGGTCATGCGGCAGACCCCGCAGAGCTATGCCGCCCAGGTGACCGCGCTACTGCATCGGCCCGATGCCGCGCCCGTGCTGGCGCAGGTGCATTGCCCGACGCTGCTTGGCGTTGGCCGGCAAGACAGCTGGAGTCCGCTGGAACGTCATCAAGACATGGCGCGGCAGATCCCGCACGCGCAGTTGGTGGTGTTCGAGCACAGCGGGCATATGACGCCGGTGGAAGCGCCTGCTGCGGTCAGTGCCGCGCTGCGCGATTGGCTGGTTGCATGA
- a CDS encoding UbiH/UbiF family hydroxylase: MSRRSTRDALIVGGGVVGAACALALADAGLSVALVEGREPARWHAEQPDLRVYAFAADNAALLESLGVWKAVRAARVQPYRRMRVWDAGGGGELSFDADTLGREQLGWIVEHALLVDRLWAAVHAAGIAVHCPARVVELEQDAGSVRLRLDDGSRLEAAIAIAADGAASTLRELTGLPVARHAYAQRGVVAFVETDQPHQSTAWQRFLPTGPLAFLPFADGRSSIVWTLPDAEAERVLALDDADFSRELTQAFAARLGDVRVVSARAAFPLQRQLVEQYVSGRVLTLGDAAHVVHPLAGQGVNLGLRDVAALRDEVRNALAKRAGWAAPHRLQRWARTRRSENTVAAYGFDAINTVFSNDEMHLTLLRGAVLGAAGKLPPLVDLLWKRASGNA; encoded by the coding sequence ATGAGCCGCCGCAGCACCCGCGATGCGTTGATCGTCGGCGGTGGTGTGGTCGGTGCCGCCTGCGCGCTGGCCCTGGCCGATGCGGGCTTGAGCGTCGCTTTAGTCGAAGGCCGTGAGCCTGCGCGGTGGCACGCAGAGCAACCCGATCTGCGCGTGTACGCCTTTGCCGCTGACAATGCCGCGCTGCTGGAGAGCCTGGGCGTGTGGAAGGCCGTGCGCGCCGCACGCGTGCAGCCGTACCGGCGCATGCGGGTCTGGGACGCAGGCGGTGGCGGCGAATTGAGTTTCGATGCCGACACGCTGGGCCGCGAACAACTTGGCTGGATCGTCGAACACGCGTTGCTGGTCGATCGTCTGTGGGCCGCCGTGCATGCCGCAGGCATCGCAGTGCATTGCCCGGCGCGCGTGGTCGAGCTGGAGCAGGACGCAGGCAGCGTGCGCCTGCGCCTGGACGACGGCAGTCGGCTGGAGGCGGCGATTGCAATTGCTGCCGATGGCGCTGCCTCTACTTTGCGCGAGTTGACTGGTCTGCCGGTGGCGCGGCATGCCTATGCACAGCGCGGCGTGGTGGCGTTCGTGGAGACCGATCAGCCGCATCAATCCACCGCCTGGCAGCGCTTTTTGCCCACCGGCCCGCTGGCATTTCTGCCGTTCGCCGATGGCCGCAGTTCGATCGTGTGGACCTTGCCGGATGCCGAAGCCGAGCGCGTATTGGCACTCGACGATGCCGACTTCTCGCGCGAGTTGACCCAGGCCTTTGCCGCGCGACTGGGCGACGTGCGCGTGGTGTCTGCGCGCGCGGCATTTCCGCTGCAGCGGCAGTTGGTGGAGCAATACGTCAGCGGCCGCGTGCTGACCTTGGGCGACGCCGCACACGTGGTGCATCCGCTGGCCGGGCAGGGCGTCAACCTGGGCCTGCGCGATGTGGCGGCGTTGCGCGATGAGGTGCGCAACGCGCTCGCAAAGCGTGCCGGCTGGGCCGCCCCACATCGCCTGCAGCGCTGGGCACGCACGCGGCGCAGCGAAAACACCGTTGCCGCGTATGGCTTCGACGCGATCAACACGGTGTTCTCCAACGACGAGATGCATCTGACCCTGCTGCGTGGCGCGGTGCTGGGGGCGGCGGGCAAGCTCCCGCCGTTGGTGGACCTGCTGTGGAAGCGCGCGTCCGGCAACGCGTGA
- the ubiH gene encoding 2-octaprenyl-6-methoxyphenyl hydroxylase: protein MTHLHDVLIVGGGLVGSSLAIALDRIGLDVGLVEATPAGTPPAVFDQRNLSFAAATVNALGALGVMAKLRSPPGPIRRIHVSRAGDFGRVQLDAADYGRDSFGQVVVARDFGDALQARLDELTHLRRYRPARCIGVEPVQDGLRALRLSTDEGEQLVRARLVVGADGSHSAVRELLHIGSEAHDFFQTLFVARVRASKPPDGTAWERFGEHGPTALLPRGDRHYGAIHCVARADAEAVAALDEAGWLARLQRAAGWRAGRFVASGERSAYPLLQVLATNLVAERVVLIGNAAQTLHPIGAQGFNLGLRDALTLAELIEHDRSDAGAGALLSEYLARRRVDREQTIGFSSGLARLTGNPAPLLRPLRSLGLLATSQAAPLQSMLVGGAMGFRGDVPQLCRGIA from the coding sequence ATGACACACCTACATGACGTTCTGATCGTGGGCGGCGGCCTGGTCGGCTCCAGCCTGGCGATCGCGCTGGACCGCATCGGCCTGGATGTCGGGCTGGTGGAAGCCACCCCGGCCGGCACTCCGCCAGCCGTGTTCGACCAACGTAACCTCAGTTTTGCCGCCGCCACCGTCAACGCGCTCGGCGCACTTGGGGTGATGGCCAAGCTGCGCAGCCCGCCGGGGCCGATCCGGCGCATCCATGTCAGCCGCGCAGGCGACTTTGGCCGAGTGCAGCTGGACGCCGCCGACTACGGGCGCGACAGCTTCGGCCAGGTGGTGGTGGCGCGCGACTTCGGTGATGCCTTGCAGGCACGCCTGGACGAACTGACCCATCTACGCCGTTATCGCCCGGCGCGTTGCATCGGGGTCGAACCGGTGCAGGACGGCCTGCGCGCACTGCGCCTGTCCACCGATGAAGGCGAGCAGCTTGTGCGGGCCAGGCTGGTGGTCGGCGCCGACGGCAGCCACAGCGCAGTGCGCGAGCTGCTGCATATCGGCAGCGAAGCGCACGACTTTTTCCAGACCCTGTTCGTCGCGCGGGTGCGCGCATCCAAGCCGCCGGATGGCACCGCGTGGGAGCGCTTCGGCGAGCACGGGCCAACCGCATTACTGCCGCGCGGCGATCGACATTACGGTGCTATCCATTGCGTGGCGCGTGCCGACGCCGAGGCAGTGGCTGCGCTCGACGAGGCAGGCTGGCTGGCCCGCTTGCAGCGCGCGGCCGGCTGGCGCGCCGGGCGTTTTGTCGCCAGCGGCGAGCGCAGCGCGTATCCGTTGCTGCAGGTGCTGGCCACCAATCTGGTGGCCGAGCGCGTGGTGCTGATCGGCAATGCGGCGCAGACACTGCACCCGATCGGCGCGCAAGGCTTCAACCTCGGCTTGCGCGATGCGCTGACGCTGGCCGAATTGATCGAACACGATCGCAGCGATGCCGGTGCCGGCGCGCTTCTGAGCGAGTATCTGGCGCGTCGGCGCGTGGACCGCGAACAGACCATCGGGTTTTCCAGCGGATTGGCACGGCTCACTGGCAATCCGGCGCCGTTGCTGCGGCCGTTGCGCAGTCTCGGGCTGCTGGCCACCTCGCAGGCGGCACCGCTGCAATCGATGCTGGTCGGCGGGGCAATGGGCTTCCGTGGCGATGTGCCGCAGCTATGCCGGGGAATCGCATGA
- a CDS encoding cob(I)yrinic acid a,c-diamide adenosyltransferase gives MGNRLSRIYTRTGDDGSTGLGDGSRTGKDALRVTAYGTVDEANSAIGVLLAAPGVPEPIAALLTTIQHQLFDLGGELCIPGHAAIDATDIETLERQLDHFNDTLPPLQEFILPAGGEAAARCHLARTIVRRAERETVALSRQETVRSEAIGYLNRLSDLLFVLARVLARADGQQEVLWRHDRRRG, from the coding sequence ATGGGCAACCGGCTCTCACGCATCTATACGCGCACCGGCGACGACGGCAGCACCGGCCTGGGCGACGGCAGCCGCACCGGCAAGGACGCGCTGCGCGTCACTGCCTACGGCACCGTGGACGAAGCCAATTCGGCCATCGGCGTATTGCTGGCCGCCCCGGGCGTGCCGGAGCCGATCGCCGCGCTGCTGACGACCATCCAGCACCAACTGTTCGATCTGGGCGGCGAGCTGTGCATCCCCGGGCATGCGGCCATCGACGCCACCGATATCGAGACGCTGGAGCGTCAGCTCGACCACTTTAACGACACGCTTCCCCCGCTGCAGGAATTCATCCTGCCGGCTGGTGGCGAAGCGGCCGCGCGCTGTCACCTGGCCCGCACCATCGTGCGCCGGGCCGAGCGCGAGACCGTTGCGCTGTCGCGTCAGGAGACCGTGCGCAGCGAGGCGATCGGCTATTTGAATCGCCTGTCCGACCTGCTGTTCGTGCTTGCCCGCGTGCTGGCGCGTGCCGATGGCCAGCAGGAAGTGCTGTGGCGGCACGACCGCCGGCGCGGCTGA
- a CDS encoding histone deacetylase family protein: protein MLVFTHPACLGHDAGPDHPERPARLEAVVDALRDAFPDLDWREAPLAKLGDLCRVHEREQVDAVLETAFDGHHRLDVDTVMSPGSRAAALRAAGAGIAAVDAVMHDLTRTAFCAVRPPGHHATGQVSMGFCLFNNIALAAAHARDRHGLERITIVDFDVHHGNGTQAIFERDPTVQYLSTHQSGLYPHSGSVYERGLGNIHNLLLPPGSDGLRFRNVWEDEMLPLIDAFRPQLILISAGFDAHLRDPLADLMLDADDFAWLTRALRTLAERHARGRLVSMLEGGYDLQALRESSVAHVAALR, encoded by the coding sequence ATGTTGGTCTTTACCCATCCCGCCTGCCTCGGCCACGACGCCGGCCCCGACCATCCCGAGCGCCCCGCCCGTCTGGAAGCGGTGGTCGATGCCCTGCGCGACGCCTTCCCGGATCTGGACTGGCGCGAGGCGCCGCTGGCCAAGCTCGGCGACCTGTGCCGGGTGCACGAGCGCGAACAGGTCGATGCGGTGCTGGAAACCGCCTTTGACGGCCATCACCGGCTCGATGTAGACACCGTGATGTCGCCCGGCTCGCGCGCGGCCGCCTTGCGCGCGGCAGGCGCCGGCATCGCGGCGGTGGACGCGGTCATGCACGACCTCACCCGCACCGCGTTCTGCGCGGTGCGCCCGCCCGGCCACCACGCCACCGGGCAGGTGTCGATGGGCTTTTGCCTGTTCAACAACATCGCCCTGGCCGCCGCCCACGCGCGCGACCGGCACGGGCTGGAACGCATCACCATCGTGGATTTCGACGTCCACCACGGCAACGGTACGCAGGCGATCTTCGAGCGCGACCCGACCGTGCAATACCTCAGCACCCACCAGTCCGGGCTGTATCCGCACTCGGGCAGCGTCTACGAACGCGGCCTCGGCAACATCCATAACCTGCTGCTGCCACCGGGCAGCGACGGGCTGCGCTTCCGCAACGTGTGGGAAGACGAGATGCTGCCGCTGATCGATGCCTTCCGCCCGCAGCTGATCCTGATCTCTGCCGGCTTCGATGCGCATCTGCGCGATCCGCTGGCCGATCTGATGCTCGATGCCGACGATTTCGCCTGGCTGACCCGTGCCTTGCGCACACTGGCCGAACGGCATGCGCGCGGCCGCCTCGTCTCCATGCTGGAGGGCGGCTACGACCTGCAAGCCTTGCGCGAGAGCAGCGTGGCGCACGTGGCCGCACTGCGTTGA
- a CDS encoding peptidylprolyl isomerase — MTKPFSVLLASLLVITSTVSPMASAQQSQPLDRIAAIVDEDVVLQSELDRAVRNVKSQYAGRDNQLPPDDVLQRQVLERLVLVKLQVGRADSTGIRVSDEELNRAIASIAQQNGTTVDGLRQKLAADGMGYGDFRASVRDEIIVQRLRQSFAQSRISVSEGEVDTALAQQATTGSQYHLAHILVGLPEGANAEQIATGQKKVDGVKALIDKGELDFSAAAVRYSDSPNALEGGDLGWRSLDEIPNAFAQLIRDMQPGQVAGPLRGPSGFQLLKLVEMRDANAGGEKKLVTEYNARHILVRIGDNQTEAQAKAKIDTLRARITGGADFQATAKESSEDTNSRGQGGDLGWFPADAFGPDFGKQVEGLADGAVSEPFRTQAGWHIVQRVGSRQTDVSAESQRAQIRETIGRRKLEEEYNRYLQELRGEAYVSFRTGDRADGDATAAPAKPADPAAPAAPTPPPAQPTR; from the coding sequence ATGACCAAGCCTTTCTCTGTGTTACTTGCCTCGCTGCTGGTGATCACCAGCACGGTTTCGCCGATGGCCTCGGCACAGCAATCCCAGCCACTGGATCGCATCGCTGCCATTGTGGACGAAGACGTGGTGCTGCAGAGCGAGCTCGATCGCGCTGTGCGCAACGTCAAGTCGCAATACGCCGGCCGCGATAATCAGCTGCCGCCGGACGATGTCCTGCAGCGTCAGGTGCTCGAGCGTCTGGTGCTGGTCAAGTTGCAGGTCGGCCGCGCCGACAGCACCGGCATTCGCGTCAGCGACGAGGAGCTCAACCGGGCGATCGCCAGCATTGCGCAGCAGAACGGCACCACGGTGGATGGTTTGCGCCAGAAGCTGGCCGCCGATGGCATGGGCTATGGCGACTTCCGTGCCTCGGTGCGCGACGAAATCATCGTGCAGCGCCTGCGTCAGAGCTTTGCGCAGAGCCGTATCAGCGTGAGCGAAGGTGAAGTGGATACCGCGTTGGCCCAACAGGCCACCACCGGTAGCCAATATCACCTGGCGCACATCCTGGTCGGCCTGCCGGAAGGCGCCAATGCCGAACAGATCGCCACCGGCCAGAAGAAGGTCGATGGCGTAAAGGCATTGATCGACAAAGGCGAGCTGGACTTCTCGGCGGCTGCGGTGCGTTATTCGGATAGCCCCAATGCACTGGAAGGCGGCGACCTGGGCTGGCGCAGCCTGGACGAAATTCCCAACGCGTTCGCTCAGCTGATCCGCGACATGCAGCCTGGCCAGGTGGCCGGACCGCTGCGTGGCCCGAGCGGCTTCCAGCTGCTCAAGCTGGTGGAAATGCGCGACGCCAATGCCGGTGGCGAAAAGAAACTGGTCACCGAGTACAACGCACGCCACATCCTGGTGCGCATCGGCGACAACCAGACCGAGGCGCAGGCCAAGGCCAAGATCGATACGCTGCGTGCGCGCATCACCGGTGGCGCCGACTTCCAGGCCACGGCGAAGGAGTCTTCCGAAGACACCAATAGCCGTGGTCAGGGTGGCGATCTGGGCTGGTTCCCGGCCGACGCGTTCGGCCCGGATTTCGGCAAGCAGGTCGAAGGCCTGGCAGACGGCGCAGTGTCCGAGCCGTTCCGCACTCAGGCGGGCTGGCATATCGTGCAGCGCGTCGGTAGCCGCCAGACCGATGTCAGTGCCGAGAGCCAGCGTGCGCAGATCCGTGAAACGATCGGCCGTCGCAAGCTGGAAGAAGAGTACAACCGCTACCTGCAGGAACTGCGCGGCGAAGCGTATGTGAGCTTCCGCACCGGCGACCGCGCCGATGGCGACGCCACTGCCGCTCCGGCCAAGCCGGCAGACCCTGCGGCGCCTGCCGCACCGACGCCGCCGCCGGCACAGCCGACGCGCTGA
- the pdxA gene encoding 4-hydroxythreonine-4-phosphate dehydrogenase PdxA — translation MLPSLALVPGEPAGIGPELCVRLAQRPRSDAHLIAYADPDTLHSAAKALCLSVRLLDPDQPARATGDLPLHPIRQAVATRFGTPDPANAAAVIAGLRGAAGDCLSGKLQGIVTGPVHKAVINAGGIPYSGTTELLAEQAGCPVVMMLANAIVRVALVTTHLPLRAVADAITADTVARCLRITAAALRRDFGLEHPRIAVLGLNPHAGEDGHLGREELDIIIPVLEQLRGEGLQLIGPLPADTAFLPQKLTGFDAVVAMYHDQGLPVLKYSGFEQAVNITLGLPYPRVAVDHGTALELAGRGIADPSSLMAATALCARLAARG, via the coding sequence ATGCTCCCGTCGCTCGCGCTGGTGCCAGGCGAGCCGGCCGGGATCGGGCCGGAACTCTGTGTCCGGCTCGCCCAGCGGCCGCGCTCCGATGCGCACCTGATCGCCTACGCCGATCCCGATACCCTGCACAGCGCCGCAAAGGCGCTGTGTTTGTCTGTGCGCCTGCTCGATCCGGATCAACCTGCGCGTGCAACCGGCGATCTGCCGTTGCATCCGATCCGCCAGGCCGTGGCAACCCGCTTTGGCACACCCGACCCTGCCAACGCGGCGGCGGTCATCGCCGGCCTGCGTGGCGCGGCCGGCGACTGTCTGTCCGGCAAGTTGCAGGGAATCGTCACCGGCCCGGTGCACAAGGCGGTGATCAATGCCGGCGGCATCCCTTATTCCGGCACCACCGAATTACTGGCCGAACAGGCCGGCTGCCCAGTGGTGATGATGCTGGCCAATGCGATCGTGCGTGTGGCGCTGGTGACCACGCATCTGCCGCTGCGCGCAGTGGCCGACGCGATCACCGCCGACACCGTTGCACGCTGCTTGCGTATCACCGCGGCGGCATTGCGGCGCGACTTCGGCCTGGAACACCCGCGTATCGCCGTGCTCGGCCTCAATCCGCATGCCGGCGAAGACGGGCATCTGGGCCGCGAGGAACTGGACATCATCATCCCGGTGCTGGAGCAACTGCGCGGCGAAGGCCTGCAGCTGATCGGCCCGCTACCGGCCGACACCGCATTTTTGCCGCAGAAGCTCACCGGTTTCGATGCGGTGGTGGCGATGTATCACGACCAGGGTCTGCCGGTGCTCAAGTACAGCGGCTTCGAGCAGGCGGTGAATATCACGCTCGGCCTGCCCTACCCGCGCGTGGCGGTCGATCATGGCACCGCGCTGGAACTGGCCGGGCGCGGGATTGCCGATCCGTCCAGCCTGATGGCCGCGACCGCCCTGTGCGCGCGATTGGCCGCACGCGGCTGA